One Elgaria multicarinata webbii isolate HBS135686 ecotype San Diego chromosome 6, rElgMul1.1.pri, whole genome shotgun sequence DNA segment encodes these proteins:
- the LRRC14B gene encoding leucine-rich repeat-containing protein 14B: MHSLRFLSAEALVSNTQLVRENLGSLAHNLFPLLFKASYLQEQGEVLHGLVENWPLAELNVGTLLGKSADHQEDISSRACSVCLASCLSGLKDYVLNCSSPYAKRLKMVDLTGIKDIEVQLCKCRKTMGRWARTELLSTLCYDLLVDMQSLPLRPEVFEISIDVFMDVFVTERNYELVVQALLMRCHCPLKLRCAAFRVDNLALRKLFYIIKLAEPSALGKFEMVHNVRLEMEHFQVLLNNVPFPQLTSLTLPARTFDVRRFTGEDEATLAKIGEKLGQMTQLTELSLAFSTLTGRIRKLLSPLKSPLKVLDVSNCSLSHVDMAYLANSLHSNHLEALDISGHDVADLYPSTFFKLLNHSSYTLKSLTLEECNIQDIHMNMLILGLVPCRKLEEFKFLGNPLSSRALKCLFNVFIDFPGLKYIEFPVPRDCYASDISYPIGEADLSKFDHQKYERTAEELHMILLQAKREDIKAATPLFGGYDAAIHETGNELGSSLLKSFRDTLQTFSLALQEMS, translated from the exons ATGCACTCCTTACGGTTCCTAAGTGCTGAAGCGTTGGTGTCCAACACGCAGCTTGTCAGAGAGAACCTCGGCAGCCTTGCGCACAACCTTTTCCCTCTTCTTTTTAAGGCGAGTTACTTACAGGAGCAGGGGGAAGTGCTCCATGGCCTGGTGGAGAACTGGCCACTGGCGGAACTCAATGTCGGGACACTGTTGGGAAAGTCGGCGGATCACCAGGAAGACATCAGTAGCAGAGCCTGCTCCGTGTGCTTGGCCAGCTGCCTGAGCGGCCTGAAAGACTATGTGCTGAATTGTTCATCTCCGTATGCGAAGAGGCTCAAAATGGTGGACTTAACAGGCATAAAGGACATCGAAGTTCAGCTCTGCAAGTGCAGGAAGACCATGGGCCGGTGGGCCAGGACAGAGCTGCTTTCCACGCTCTGCTATGATTTGCTCGTTGACATGCAAAGCCTGCCGCTCAGGCCTGAGGTATTTGAGATTTCTATTGATGTCTTCATGGATGTCTTCGTCACCGAACGCAACTATGAGCTGGTTGTCCAGGCCTTGCTGATGAGGTGCCACTGCCCGCTAAAGTTGCGCTGCGCAGCCTTCAGAGTGGACAACCTAGCCCTGAGAAAGCTCTTCTACATCATAAAGCTCGCAGAGCCCTCCGCGCTCGGCAAATTTGAAATGGTCCACAACGTTCGGCTGGAAATGGAACATTTTCAAGTGCTGTTGAATAACGTCCCATTTCCGCAGCTGACATCGCTCACGCTCCCGGCTAGGACGTTCGATGTGCGGAGGTTCACAGGGGAGGATGAAGCCACTCTGGCAAAAATTGGAGAAAAGCTGGGCCAGATGACGCAACTGACTGAGCTGAGCCTCGCATTTTCCACGCTCACGGGAAGGATCCGGAAACTGCTCAG CCCATTGAAATCCCCCCTGAAAGTTCTGGATGTGTCTAATTGCTCTTTAAGCCATGTTGATATGGCTTACTTAGCCAACAGCCTCCATTCGAACCACCTGGAAGCCCTTGATATCAGTGGACATGATGTGGCTGACCTGTACCCATCCACCTTCTTCAAACTTCTGAACCATTCATCCTACACACTGAAGAGTCTCACCCTTGAGGAATGCAACATTCAGGACATTCACATGAACATGTTGATTTTGGGACTGGTCCCTTGCCGGAAACTAGAGGAGTTCAAGTTCCTTGGAAATCCTCTATCTTCTCGAGCGCTGAAATGCCTCTTTAACGTTTTCATTGACTTCCCAGGGCTGAAGTACATTGAATTCCCAGTTCCGAGAGACTGTTACGCCAGTGATATCAGTTACCCGATTGGCGAAGCTGATCTTTCCAAATTTGATCACCAGAAATATGAGAGGACAGCAGAGGAACTTCACATGATTCTGTTGCAGGCAAAACGGGAGGACATCAAGGCCGCTACACCCCTCTTTGGAGGCTATGACGCAGCGATACACGAAACAGGCAACGAACTGGGATCCTCCTTGCTGAAGTCTTTCAGAGATACCCTGCAGACCTTCAGCTTGGCTCTTCAGGAAATGAGCTGA